The following coding sequences lie in one Primulina huaijiensis isolate GDHJ02 chromosome 2, ASM1229523v2, whole genome shotgun sequence genomic window:
- the LOC140971908 gene encoding pectinesterase inhibitor-like, producing the protein MALSLDYLATLSLALTFLCICKADLSGKICSQVSNPSLCKRTLTSDPRSRGADLRVLGEIIIDKSIPATVLVKNVSKKYRKGSAIDVSRADECIELAGDSGDALIECKSLIKSRDRFNISTLGVRASAAMTDLETCNDDYGPKEPAEIKRATGIARDLIEVLVVIASYL; encoded by the coding sequence ATGGCTCTTTCCCTCGATTATTTGGCAACCCTTTCACTAGCATTAACTTTTTTATGCATTTGCAAAGCCGATTTATCTGGAAAAATCTGTTCTCAAGTCAGTAATCCATCTCTATGCAAACGAACATTGACATCTGACCCTCGTTCTCGCGGAGCAGATCTTCGGGTTTTAGGGGAAATCATCATCGATAAGTCGATACCTGCCACAGTATTAGTTAAAAACGTCTCAAAAAAGTATAGGAAAGGCAGCGCTATTGATGTTAGTAGAGCCGATGAGTGCATCGAACTTGCCGGAGATTCGGGTGATGCCTTGATAGAGTGCAAGAGTTTGATAAAATCTCGTGACAGATTTAACATTTCAACTCTTGGAGTTAGAGCATCTGCTGCAATGACGGATCTTGAGACCTGCAACGATGATTATGGGCCGAAGGAACCGGCGGAGATTAAACGTGCTACCGGCATAGCAAGAGATCTGATCGAGGTCCTTGTTGTTATTGCATCTTATTTGTAA
- the LOC140971907 gene encoding pectinesterase inhibitor-like, with protein sequence MAKYDLLAILSIASLCYCINANLIHQICSKSTNPSLCTKSFRSDPRSRGADLRGLGQITINKARAATQVTQRVAKSLSTGDTKARADACVEYCADAIELLNDCSALLRDRSGRTIDDVKTKGSAALTDISTCDDEFGPEEPKKLRNASRTTQDLMDIFLVIANLL encoded by the coding sequence ATGGCCAAATATGATCTATTGGCCATTCTTTCCATAGCATCATTATGCTACTGTATTAATGCCAACTTGATCCATCAAATCTGCTCTAAATCAACCAATCCCAGTTTATGCACCAAGTCGTTTAGATCCGACCCACGTTCTCGCGGCGCCGATCTACGGGGTTTAGGACAAATCACAATCAACAAAGCACGAGCCGCCACCCAAGTCACTCAAAGAGTCGCTAAATCATTAAGCACAGGCGACACCAAAGCCAGAGCCGATGCGTGCGTCGAATACTGTGCCGACGCCATCGAGCTATTAAACGATTGCTCGGCTTTGTTGAGAGACAGAAGTGGAAGGACTATTGATGATGTGAAAACTAAAGGATCGGCTGCATTGACTGATATTAGCACGTGCGACGACGAATTCGGGCCGGAAGAACCTAAGAAGCTTAGGAACGCCAGTCGTACCACACAAGACCTCATGGACATCTTTCTAGTGATAGCAAATCTTTTGTAA